In the Apteryx mantelli isolate bAptMan1 chromosome 1, bAptMan1.hap1, whole genome shotgun sequence genome, one interval contains:
- the LOC106488233 gene encoding extracellular serine/threonine protein kinase FAM20C-like: MRRQLQTLFQRKFKIGLFFLLLLAFLMHLAMDLALPSTHRSCSCDQKAAKALGIPAGSRLVAGPKKLSLRILQDFSGSNGSLEKSSHPQGVGPQVKDGDRGIQHQHEDLNPGGTKGSKLAALFEHPLYKIPIPEVTDRDKLFVVNPMEKFSLRSSGSDEWVSNSKAEMVLPTGKTAYDTYPAWLKFHVGINRYELYPRQNPLTPALIEDLATLKIVSSVQKSGGTQLKLIMMFPNYGQALFKPMKQTRDQETPVDFFYFSDFERHNAEIAAFHLDRILDFRRIPPVSGRLVNITQEIRDITTDKKLAKTFFISPAGNVCFYGECSYYCSTEHALCGKPDQLEGSMAALLPDKTLAKRRSWRSPWRRSYHKSKKAEWELNPNYCAQVKETPPYNRGHRLLDLIDMTVLDFLMGNMDRHHYETFEKFGNDTFLLHLDNGRGFGTHSHDEMSILAPLQQCCRIKKSTYLRLQLLATEPYRLSDVLREALASDRLAPILAEPHLWALDRRLAKVLAAVGKCLAKAGQEQDVVVDDAARPREREKRTPA, from the exons ATGCGGCGCCAGCTGCAGACACTTTTCCAAAGGAAGTTTAAAATTGgcctcttctttctcctgctcttGGCCTTCCTGATGCACCTGGCAATGGATTTGGCTCTCCCTTCCACTCACAGGTCCTGCAGCTGTGAtcaaaaagcagcaaaagccTTGGGTATCCCAGCAGGCAGCCGGCTGGTGGCCGGCCCCAAAAAGCTGAGCCTGCGAATCCTTCAGGATTTCAGTGGCAGCAACGGCTCCTTGGAGAAAAGCTCTCACCCACAGGGAGTGGGGCCACAAGTAAAGGATGGAGACCGGGGGATCCAGCACCAGCACGAAGATCTGAATCCAGGGGGGACCAAGGGATCAAAACTGGCTGCACTCTTTGAGCATCCTCTTTATAAGATCCCAATTCCAGAGGTCACAGACAGAGACAAGCTGTTTGTCGTCAACCCCATGGAGAAGTTCAGCCTGAGAAGCAGTGGGAGTGATGAATG GGTCAGCAACAGTAAAGCCGAGATGGTCCTTCCGACAGGGAAGACAGCCTATGACACCTATCCCGCCTGGCTCAAATTCCATGTCGGCATCAACCGCTATGAGCTGTATCCTCGCCAGAACCCCCTGACGCCCGCCCTCATTGAGGACCTGGCCACACTGAAGATCGTCAGCTCAG TCCAGAAGTCTGGTGGGACACAGCTCAAACTCATCATGATGTTCCCGAATTATGGGCAGGCCCTCTTCAAGCCCATGAA GCAGACCCGGGACCAGGAGACCCCCGTTGACTTCTTCTACTTCTCAGACTTTGAGCGGCACAATGCAGAGATAGCAGCCTTTCACCTGGACAG GATCCTGGATTTCCGGAGAATCCCACCAGTTTCTGGCCGTTTGGTGAATATAACACAGGAGATTCGTGACATCACAACTGACAAGAAACTGGCCAAGACTTTCTTCATCTCCCCAG CTGGCAATGTCTGCTTCTATGGCGAGTGCTCCTACTACTGCTCCACGGAGCATGCTTTGTGTGGCAAGCCGGACCAGCTGGAGGGCTCCATGGCAGCCTTACTGCCCGACAAGACTCTGGCCAAACGCCGCTCCTGGCGCAGCCCCTGGCGACGCTCCTACCATAAGAGCAAGAAGGCCGA GTGGGAGCTGAACCCCAACTACTGTGCTCAGGTGAAAGAGACACCGCCATACAACAGAGGCCATCGCCTCCTTGACCTTATTGACATGACCGTGCTTGACTTCCTTATGG GCAACATGGACCGGCACCACTATGAGACCTTTGAGAAATTTGGGAACGACACTTTCCTGCTTCACCTGGACAACGGCCGAGG CTTTGGCACCCATTCGCACGACGAAATGTCCATCCTGGCCCCGCTCCAGCAGTGCTGCAG GATAAAGAAGTCGACCTACCTgcgcctgcagctgctggccacGGAGCCGTACCGGCTCAGCGACGTGCTGCGGGAGGCACTGGCCTCCGACCGCCTGGCGCCCATCCTCGCCGAGCCTCACCTGTGGGCGCTGGACCGGCGCCTGGCAAAGGTGCTGGCGGCGGTGGGCAAGTGCCTGGCCAAGGCCGGCCAGGAGCAGGACGTGGTGGTGGACGATGCGGCCCGGCCACGGGAGCGGGAGAAGAGGACGCCTGCGTGA